The Geotalea uraniireducens Rf4 genome window below encodes:
- a CDS encoding carotenoid biosynthesis protein produces the protein MADVLSIAVGTVTMRPYVFAFFAAYLVAAVTHIGWRKTLYFTFAGYLLSFLSEFSSINTGFPYGWYYYIEATKNRELWIAGVPFFDSLSYVFLAYCSYSTALLVVSPVKARCWDFVTLETRSIRKSFSVLLLGSLFQAFLDIIIDPVALQGHRWFLGRIYGYREAGYHFGVPFSNYAGWWLVSAVMIFALQRIDFRLDKRGEKPAGVRSFPFRALFGPLLYLSVLIFNLAVTLIIGENLMAMTGIFIFTLPVAISVVLIIRRANHYSREELAEHLRDYPYSPVAMKKG, from the coding sequence ATGGCGGATGTTTTATCTATAGCGGTCGGCACCGTTACCATGCGACCGTACGTGTTCGCTTTCTTTGCCGCTTACCTGGTGGCGGCCGTTACCCATATCGGCTGGAGAAAAACCCTTTATTTTACGTTTGCCGGCTATCTTTTATCCTTTCTCTCGGAGTTCTCTTCAATAAATACCGGTTTTCCCTACGGCTGGTACTACTACATCGAGGCGACCAAAAACAGGGAGCTCTGGATAGCCGGGGTTCCCTTTTTCGACTCCCTTTCCTACGTGTTTCTTGCCTATTGCAGCTACAGCACAGCGCTTCTGGTGGTGTCACCGGTCAAGGCGCGGTGCTGGGACTTTGTCACCCTTGAAACCCGTTCCATACGTAAATCCTTTTCCGTCCTCTTGCTCGGTTCGCTGTTTCAGGCCTTTCTCGACATCATCATCGACCCGGTGGCGCTCCAGGGACACCGCTGGTTTCTCGGCCGGATTTACGGCTACCGGGAAGCCGGGTATCATTTCGGTGTTCCTTTCTCCAACTACGCCGGCTGGTGGCTGGTGAGCGCGGTCATGATATTCGCCCTGCAAAGGATAGACTTTCGGCTGGACAAGAGGGGGGAAAAGCCTGCCGGCGTCCGTTCCTTCCCTTTTCGCGCCCTGTTCGGCCCGCTACTCTACCTCTCCGTGCTGATCTTCAACCTCGCCGTGACGCTGATTATCGGCGAGAACCTGATGGCCATGACCGGCATCTTCATTTTCACCCTGCCGGTCGCTATTTCCGTTGTGCTGATCATACGCAGGGCGAACCATTACAGCAGGGAGGAACTGGCCGAGCATCTCCGCGATTATCCCTATTCACCCGTGGCGATGAAAAAAGGGTAA
- a CDS encoding MlaD family protein, which translates to MALSVEKKVGIFFVMGMVVLGVMLEVGEKWNPFEKKVLYKTYLTSITGLKVGDPVRLAGVDVGKIDKITILDEKIQIDFEVKPGTKIKTDTVAGLRLTNLLGGQFLGLSFGSPNAPLLPPGGTVRGRDVANIDVIVDNMSDLTKDAKILITELNKNQNEVMGKISSILDDNRENLRNSIANLSSITDKFDRGEGSLAMLLNDKVLYANASEATTSLKNITAKIDRGEGTMGKLVNDDALYTDSKAAVASLNDSMKDVKEIAAKINRGDGTMGKLINDQALYNEVRDASRNIKEITRKINDGEGTLGKLVNEDNLYRDTTAALKKAEKAMDGLGDTGPIQVLGSAIGTLF; encoded by the coding sequence ATGGCGCTTTCGGTTGAAAAAAAAGTCGGCATATTCTTTGTGATGGGGATGGTTGTCCTCGGAGTTATGCTTGAAGTGGGTGAAAAGTGGAATCCTTTCGAAAAAAAGGTCCTCTATAAGACCTATCTGACCAGCATTACCGGTCTCAAGGTCGGAGACCCCGTCAGGTTGGCCGGTGTGGATGTTGGTAAGATTGACAAAATAACCATCCTCGACGAAAAAATACAGATCGATTTCGAGGTGAAGCCGGGGACAAAGATCAAGACGGATACCGTAGCCGGCCTCCGTCTGACCAACCTGCTGGGAGGGCAGTTCCTCGGCCTTTCCTTCGGCTCTCCCAATGCGCCTCTCCTTCCGCCGGGCGGCACGGTAAGGGGGCGGGATGTGGCCAATATCGATGTTATCGTCGATAACATGAGCGATCTGACGAAAGACGCCAAAATCCTCATTACCGAGCTCAACAAGAACCAGAACGAGGTGATGGGAAAGATTTCCTCAATACTTGACGACAACCGGGAAAACCTGCGCAACTCGATCGCCAATCTCAGCAGCATAACCGACAAATTCGATCGTGGCGAGGGATCGCTGGCCATGCTGTTGAATGATAAGGTGCTCTACGCCAATGCCAGTGAAGCTACAACGAGCCTGAAGAATATTACTGCCAAGATAGACAGGGGTGAAGGGACGATGGGCAAGCTCGTTAATGATGATGCCCTTTATACGGACTCCAAGGCGGCTGTGGCGAGCCTTAACGACAGCATGAAAGACGTGAAGGAGATTGCCGCCAAGATCAATCGGGGTGACGGAACGATGGGCAAGCTCATCAACGATCAGGCTCTCTATAATGAAGTGCGGGATGCCTCCAGGAACATCAAGGAAATCACCCGCAAGATAAACGACGGGGAGGGGACCCTGGGCAAGCTGGTGAATGAAGACAACCTGTATCGCGACACGACTGCCGCCCTGAAAAAGGCCGAAAAGGCGATGGACGGGCTTGGCGACACCGGGCCGATACAGGTGCTGGGGAGCGCCATCGGCACTTTGTTCTAG
- a CDS encoding IS256 family transposase, whose amino-acid sequence MTINTDVIDDLLKHYKTPEEILGENGLLKQLTKAVLQRALQAEMTLHLGHEKHASVSAKGGNARNGSSAKTIKGDFGTMPIEVPRDRDSSFEPVIIPKGQTRFAEFDDKIISLYSRGLTTREIQGHLEEIYGVEVSPALISIVTEAVAEEVKTWQNRPLDALYPIVYMDAIRVKARGNGHVVNKAVYLAIGINTDGAKEVLGMWVSENEGAKFWLQVVTELKNRGVQDIFIACVDGLKGFPEAIETVFPNTQVQLCIVHMVRNSLKFVSWKQRKEVAADLKVIYQSATAEQAEMELTAFEAKWDKTHPTIGQSWRRNWEQITPFFAYPADIRKVIYTTNAIESLNMSLRKVTKNRGSFPNDEAMLKLLYLALKNIAKKWTLPIRDWKAAMNRFSILFEDRMPSY is encoded by the coding sequence ATGACTATTAACACCGACGTAATCGACGACCTGCTCAAACATTACAAGACCCCCGAAGAGATTCTAGGGGAAAACGGGCTGCTGAAGCAATTGACCAAGGCTGTTCTTCAGCGGGCGCTCCAGGCTGAAATGACACTGCATCTCGGCCACGAGAAGCATGCTTCCGTTTCCGCCAAGGGTGGCAATGCACGCAATGGCTCGTCGGCAAAGACCATCAAAGGCGATTTCGGCACCATGCCGATTGAGGTCCCTCGTGACCGGGATAGCAGCTTTGAACCAGTCATCATTCCCAAGGGCCAAACCCGGTTCGCCGAGTTCGATGATAAGATTATCTCTCTGTACTCCCGCGGGCTTACCACTCGTGAGATCCAGGGTCACTTGGAGGAAATCTACGGAGTTGAGGTATCCCCCGCCCTGATTTCAATAGTGACTGAAGCAGTAGCTGAAGAGGTCAAAACCTGGCAGAACCGCCCGTTGGATGCGCTTTATCCCATCGTCTACATGGATGCCATCAGGGTCAAAGCCAGAGGCAATGGCCATGTTGTGAACAAGGCTGTCTATCTGGCCATCGGCATCAACACAGACGGCGCCAAAGAAGTTCTGGGAATGTGGGTTTCCGAGAACGAAGGTGCCAAGTTCTGGCTTCAGGTTGTTACCGAACTAAAGAACCGTGGTGTCCAGGACATCTTCATTGCCTGCGTTGACGGCCTAAAGGGGTTCCCTGAGGCCATAGAGACCGTTTTCCCGAACACTCAGGTCCAGCTTTGCATCGTCCACATGGTACGCAACTCTTTGAAATTCGTCTCGTGGAAGCAGCGTAAAGAGGTCGCTGCTGATCTGAAGGTAATCTACCAGTCGGCGACAGCAGAGCAGGCCGAAATGGAACTGACGGCATTTGAGGCGAAGTGGGATAAAACGCACCCGACTATCGGCCAGTCATGGCGCCGGAACTGGGAGCAAATCACGCCTTTTTTCGCTTATCCTGCTGATATCAGAAAGGTTATCTATACCACCAACGCCATTGAATCCCTGAATATGTCGCTCAGAAAGGTGACCAAAAACCGGGGTTCGTTTCCCAATGACGAGGCAATGCTCAAGCTACTTTATCTGGCGCTGAAAAACATCGCGAAGAAATGGACCCTGCCGATCAGGGACTGGAAGGCTGCGATGAATCGCTTTTCCATCCTTTTTGAAGACAGAATGCCAAGCTATTAA
- a CDS encoding DUF4911 domain-containing protein produces MMDTVTRYFQIHRRDLVFMKFILEAYEGLSTLSTEDRDKGIVRLNVPQPFNDDVDALIEALRMEISITEVELPEGSIVEPAPQPCKEGLYHA; encoded by the coding sequence ATGATGGATACCGTAACGAGATATTTCCAGATTCACCGCCGCGATCTTGTATTCATGAAGTTCATCCTTGAGGCCTACGAAGGGCTTTCCACGCTGAGCACCGAGGACCGGGACAAGGGGATCGTCCGGCTGAACGTTCCACAGCCATTCAACGATGACGTTGACGCACTGATAGAAGCGCTGCGCATGGAAATATCCATTACTGAGGTAGAATTGCCTGAAGGCTCGATTGTGGAGCCAGCACCCCAACCCTGCAAGGAGGGATTGTACCATGCTTGA
- a CDS encoding TldD/PmbA family protein, translating into MLDGFDCAKILRRALAGGGEFADIYFEEGASTVIACEDGKIEKVMAGADRGVGIRVISDLRTAYAFTNDVTETALLSLAETVSRAVKGKMFEGAIDLRQKTVGSGFPILLPPTGVALQDKVATVTTADRTARGVDPRIRQVTAVYRDGTLKAQVVNSLGEFTESFRTGTVFMVQVVAADGNLIQTGYEPLGGFRGFEIFQQKSPEELALTAAKRGLMMLGARKAPGGMMPVVLSSEAGGTMVHEAIGHGLEADLALTGMSVYSGKIGLEVASPLVTVIDDATIPNARGSFSFDDEGTPGQRTVLVENGILKGYLYDRLNAMKDGCKSTGNGRRESYQAKPIVRMSNTLIAPGATPPEEIIKGVAQGLFVRNMGGGQVNTVNGNFVFEVSEGYLIENGRVTEPVRGATLTGNGPEVLKKITMVGNDLGFGIGTCGKEGQGVPVSDAQPTLLISGITVGGAA; encoded by the coding sequence ATGCTTGACGGTTTTGATTGCGCAAAAATCCTGCGACGGGCACTCGCCGGCGGAGGTGAATTCGCCGACATCTATTTTGAGGAAGGCGCATCCACGGTCATCGCCTGCGAAGACGGCAAGATCGAAAAAGTGATGGCCGGAGCAGACCGCGGCGTCGGCATCCGTGTCATCTCCGACCTGAGAACCGCCTACGCCTTTACCAACGACGTGACCGAAACCGCCCTGTTGTCCCTGGCGGAAACGGTAAGCAGGGCGGTTAAGGGAAAAATGTTCGAAGGCGCCATCGATCTGCGGCAGAAGACCGTGGGGAGCGGATTCCCCATCCTGCTCCCCCCGACCGGGGTAGCCTTGCAGGACAAGGTCGCCACGGTGACAACGGCCGACAGGACCGCGAGGGGGGTGGATCCAAGGATTCGCCAGGTCACGGCAGTTTACCGTGACGGCACGCTCAAGGCTCAGGTCGTCAACTCGTTGGGCGAGTTCACCGAATCCTTCCGAACCGGTACAGTTTTTATGGTTCAAGTGGTTGCGGCCGATGGCAACCTCATTCAAACAGGCTATGAGCCGCTCGGCGGGTTCCGCGGTTTCGAGATTTTTCAGCAGAAGAGTCCCGAAGAACTGGCTCTGACGGCAGCTAAACGAGGGCTGATGATGCTCGGCGCCCGCAAGGCGCCGGGCGGCATGATGCCGGTTGTCCTCTCTTCTGAGGCGGGAGGCACCATGGTCCATGAAGCCATCGGTCACGGCCTGGAAGCTGACCTGGCGCTGACGGGCATGTCGGTCTATTCCGGTAAAATCGGTCTTGAGGTTGCGTCCCCACTGGTTACCGTGATTGACGACGCAACCATCCCCAACGCCCGCGGCTCTTTCTCCTTCGACGACGAAGGGACACCGGGACAGCGCACCGTTCTGGTTGAAAACGGCATCTTGAAGGGATACCTGTACGACAGACTGAACGCCATGAAAGACGGCTGTAAATCAACCGGCAACGGCAGGCGGGAATCGTACCAGGCGAAGCCGATCGTTCGCATGAGCAATACCCTCATCGCACCGGGCGCAACCCCGCCGGAGGAGATAATAAAGGGCGTGGCGCAAGGGCTCTTCGTCAGGAACATGGGAGGGGGGCAGGTAAACACGGTCAATGGGAATTTCGTTTTCGAGGTGTCGGAAGGCTATCTCATCGAAAACGGCAGAGTCACCGAGCCGGTCCGTGGCGCAACACTCACCGGCAACGGTCCCGAAGTGTTGAAAAAGATTACCATGGTAGGCAACGATCTTGGATTCGGCATCGGCACCTGCGGCAAGGAAGGACAGGGTGTGCCGGTTTCCGACGCCCAACCGACCCTGCTCATCTCCGGGATCACGGTAGGGGGCGCTGCGTAA
- a CDS encoding IS256 family transposase yields the protein MTINTDVIDDLLKHYKTPEEILGENGLLKQLTKAVLQRALQAEMTLHLGHEKHASVSAKGGNARNGSSAKTIKGDFGTMPIEVPRDRDSSFEPVIIPKGQTRFAEFDDKIISLYSRGLTTREIQGHLEEIYGVEVSPALISIVTEAVAEEVKAWQNRPLDALYPIVYMDAIRVKARGNGHVVNKAVYLAIGINIDGAKEVLGMWVSENEGAKFWLQVVTELKNRGVQDIFIACVDGLKGFPEAIEIVYPNTQVQLCIVHMVRNSLKFVSWKQRKEVATDLKVIYQSATAEQAEMELTAFEAKWDKTHPTISQSWRRNWAQVIPFFAYPADIRKVIYTTNAIESLNMSLRKVTKNRGSFPNDEAMFKLLYLALRNIAKKWTLPIRDWKAAMNRFSILFEDRMPSY from the coding sequence ATGACTATTAACACCGACGTAATCGACGATCTACTCAAACATTATAAGACCCCCGAAGAGATTCTAGGGGAAAACGGGCTGCTGAAGCAGTTGACCAAGGCTGTTCTTCAGCGGGCGCTCCAGGCTGAAATGACACTGCACCTCGGCCACGAGAAGCATGCTTCCGTTTCCGCCAAAGGTGGCAATGCACGCAATGGCTCGTCGGCAAAGACCATCAAAGGCGATTTTGGCACCATGCCGATTGAGGTCCCTCGTGACCGGGATAGCAGCTTTGAACCAGTCATCATTCCCAAAGGCCAAACCCGGTTCGCCGAGTTCGATGATAAGATTATCTCCCTGTACTCCCGCGGGCTTACCACTCGTGAGATCCAGGGACACTTGGAGGAAATCTACGGTGTTGAAGTATCCCCCGCTCTGATTTCAATAGTGACTGAAGCAGTAGCTGAAGAGGTCAAAGCTTGGCAGAACCGCCCGTTGGATGCGCTTTATCCCATCGTTTACATGGATGCCATCAGGGTCAAAGCCAGAGGCAATGGCCATGTTGTGAACAAGGCTGTCTATCTGGCCATCGGCATCAACATAGACGGTGCCAAGGAAGTTCTGGGAATGTGGGTCTCCGAAAACGAAGGAGCCAAGTTCTGGTTGCAGGTTGTGACCGAACTTAAGAACCGTGGTGTCCAAGACATCTTCATTGCCTGCGTTGACGGCCTGAAGGGGTTCCCTGAGGCCATAGAAATAGTTTATCCCAACACTCAAGTCCAACTTTGCATCGTCCATATGGTACGCAATTCCTTGAAGTTCGTTTCGTGGAAACAACGCAAAGAAGTTGCGACAGATTTGAAGGTTATCTACCAGTCAGCGACCGCTGAGCAGGCCGAAATGGAACTGACAGCATTTGAGGCAAAATGGGACAAAACACACCCGACGATCAGCCAGTCCTGGCGCCGGAACTGGGCGCAAGTTATACCATTTTTTGCCTATCCAGCTGATATACGAAAGGTTATTTACACAACCAATGCCATTGAATCACTGAATATGTCACTCAGAAAGGTGACCAAAAACCGGGGCTCGTTTCCCAATGATGAGGCAATGTTCAAGTTACTATACCTGGCGCTGAGAAACATCGCGAAGAAATGGACCCTGCCGATCAGAGACTGGAAAGCTGCCATGAACCGCTTTTCCATTCTTTTTGAAGACAGAATGCCAAGCTATTAA
- a CDS encoding MlaE family ABC transporter permease yields the protein MTGVFDRIGKKVILFHEIVGEMLILLGQTIYFFREAPRNIASIFAQMAIIGYETLPVASVMAFFVGMVLALQTGVELQKYGSQNIIGAIVGHSMVRELGPVMTSFLVAGRAGSAMAAELGVMTVYEEIDALKTLDINPVRYLAMPRFIACIVCLPALVIYSDFIGITGGAIISNLHPKIFVSYSTYYDSLTAALKFHEIGIGLIKAFVFGAIIALVSCYIGFKTSGGARGIGISTTRSVVLSFMLILVADYFLTRILM from the coding sequence TCTTTCATGAAATTGTCGGTGAGATGCTGATACTCCTCGGGCAGACGATTTATTTCTTCCGGGAAGCACCGCGCAATATCGCAAGTATCTTTGCCCAGATGGCCATAATCGGCTATGAAACGCTGCCGGTTGCCTCGGTGATGGCGTTTTTCGTCGGCATGGTGCTTGCCTTGCAGACCGGCGTCGAGCTGCAAAAGTACGGCAGTCAGAACATCATCGGCGCGATCGTCGGCCATTCCATGGTACGGGAACTGGGACCGGTCATGACCAGCTTTCTTGTTGCGGGCCGGGCCGGATCTGCCATGGCTGCCGAGCTCGGAGTAATGACAGTCTACGAGGAGATCGATGCGCTGAAGACCCTCGACATCAACCCGGTGCGTTATCTGGCAATGCCGCGTTTTATCGCCTGCATCGTCTGCCTCCCCGCGCTGGTCATATATTCGGACTTCATCGGCATCACCGGCGGTGCAATCATAAGCAATCTGCACCCGAAGATTTTCGTTTCATATTCCACCTATTACGATAGTCTGACTGCCGCGTTGAAGTTTCACGAGATCGGCATCGGGCTGATCAAGGCGTTTGTGTTCGGTGCGATCATTGCCCTGGTCTCCTGCTATATCGGTTTTAAAACGTCGGGCGGAGCCAGGGGGATAGGCATATCCACCACACGATCGGTGGTTCTTTCGTTCATGCTGATTTTGGTGGCGGATTATTTTCTGACAAGGATTTTGATGTAA